The Brassica napus cultivar Da-Ae chromosome C7, Da-Ae, whole genome shotgun sequence genome has a segment encoding these proteins:
- the LOC106409990 gene encoding E3 ubiquitin-protein ligase RNF130-like, protein MEAEPYDQYEIVRDPKPEDVGTIKVYVTIPPPGSFSEPSPRRFLFSLQHDQSISDCASGLSDLKDLLIEAGFTNQYADDIKTRFARRFSSFFSSDFFKADAASNVYLLIRVIRPQIDDVIQASFNEANNNIRFRPASKVMVGSLSRKVYDTEDKVLSSDSTRCAICLEEFKNGERLVILPCGHGFDERCIVDWFQTSHVCPLCRFELPCEDG, encoded by the coding sequence ATGGAAGCCGAACCATACGACCAATACGAAATCGTCCGCGATCCTAAACCTGAAGATGTTGGAACAATCAAAGTGTATGTAACCATCCCACCGCCCGGCAGCTTTAGTGAACCTTCGCCAAGAAGATTCCTCTTCTCGTTACAACACGATCAATCCATCAGCGACTGTGCAAGTGGCTTGAGTGATCTAAAGGACCTGTTGATCGAAGCAGGGTTCACTAACCAATATGCTGACGATATTAAGACTCGATTCGCTAGGCGTTtctctagttttttttcttctgactTTTTCAAAGCTGATGCTGCTTCCAATGTGTATCTGCTCATTAGGGTTATTCGTCCTCAGATCGACGACGTGATTCAAGCATCCTTCAATGAGGCTAACAATAATATCCGGTTTAGACCAGCAAGTAAGGTTATGGTTGGCTCTTTGTCAAGGAAAGTATACGATACCGAGGATAAGGTGCTTAGCTCTGATTCCACCAGGTGCGCGATTTGTTTGGAGGAGTTTAAAAACGGAGAAAGACTAGTGATCTTACCTTGTGGTCACGGTTTTGATGAAAGGTGTATTGTGGATTGGTTTCAGACTAGTCATGTTTGTCCATTGTGCCGTTTCGAGTTGCCATGTGAAGATGGGTGA